From Hydractinia symbiolongicarpus strain clone_291-10 chromosome 11, HSymV2.1, whole genome shotgun sequence, the proteins below share one genomic window:
- the LOC130614058 gene encoding beta-1-syntrophin-like, with protein MQPNKMAAGQGTKSAVMEVFHEGKWQQVLVSLEDGTLILNVEENFEVNGTIPPSPKETQREDSVSNGGENFEVPEHVANQVRLVRVIKQEVGGLGISIKGGRENKMPILISKIFKGLAADQTESLYVGDAILAVNGEDLRNATHDEAVQALKRAGREVELTVKFLKEVTPYFRRTTSQSSWETGSPVSKEANATKLWVELKRIPLKLSYITKHVTMRGIDLDDRIFEIFLPNGRSGAVLRGKDTTSTTQWFNTIHAAITKLTPLARDEANEILGDRPGNREVRVMGWLAEQVTMPDSNRLEWKPVYAALTDKDILLYDMVPLSCEDWAQPYISHPLLATRLVHSGATGSNALHGAELTFSTRTGTRNGVECHLFRVERPKELATWSHALVEGAHNAASLIKEINCAVTWNGQDCRLTLHWENGFLLTGVNDNDIIWSYPYEKLRCSSDDAKRLLWLDFGGEDGEQELDLHGCPKPVVFVLHTFLSGKTSRLGLTL; from the exons ATGCAACCAAACAAGATGGCTGCCGGACAAGGCACGAAAAGTGCCGTCATGGAAGTGTTTCACGAAGGCAAATGGCAACAGGTTTTGGTTAGTCTGGAAGATGGTACCCTTATATTAAATGtagaagaaaattttgaagtcaATGGAACTATTCCTCCGAGTCCAAAGGAGACGCAAAGGGAGGATTCAGTTAGTAATGGTGGTGAAAATTTTGAGGTTCCAGAACATGTTGCTAACCAAGTTCGACTAGTCCGAGTAATTAAACAAGAAGTTGGTGGTTTGGGAATCAGTATTAAGGGAGGGAGGGAAAATAAAATGCCAatattaatttcaaaaatttttaaaggactTGCTGCTGATCAAACTGAAAGTCTCTATGTTGGGGATGCTATTTTAGCAGTCAATGGAGAAGATTTACGAAATGCCACTCATGATGAAGCTGTACAGGCTTTAAAAAGAGCTGGAAGGGAGGTTGAATTaactgtaaaatttttaaaggaagtaaCTCCTTATTTCAGACGAACAACTTCACAAAGTAGTTGGGAGACAGGAAGTCCTGTATCAAAAGAAGCAAATGCTACAAAATTATGGGTAGAACTAAAACGAATACCATTAAAGTTAAGTTATATTACAAAGCATGTTACCATGCGTGGGATAGATCTGGATGATCGTATATTTGAAATCTTTTTACCAAACGGTAGATCTGGAGCGGTACTAAGAGGAAAAGACACTACGTCAACAACACAATGGTTTAACACTATTCATGCAGCAATCACAAAACTTACTCCACttg CTCGTGATGAAGCTAATGAAATATTGGGTGATCGCCCTGGAAATAGAGAAGTACGTGTCATGGGCTGGCTGGCAGAACAAGTCACTATGCCTGATTCAAATCGTCTTGAGTGGAAACCGGTTTATGCAGCATTAACTGATAAAGATATTCTTCTTTATGACATGGTTCCTTTGTCATGTGAAGATTGGGCCCAACCATATATTAGCCATCCTTTGCTAGCTACTAG gttaGTTCATTCCGGTGCTACAGGTAGCAATGCTTTGCATGGTGCAGAATTAACTTTCAGTACAAGAACTGGCACAAGAAATGGAGTTGAGTGTCACCTCTTTCGTGTTGAACGGCCAAAAGAGTTAGCTACATGGTCCCATGCATTAGTGGAGGGGGCTCACAATGCTGCATCactaataaaagaaataaattgtg CCGTAACTTGGAATGGACAAGATTGCAGATTGACATTACATTGGGAAAATGGTTTCCTTTTAACTGGTGTTAATGATAATGACATCATCTGGAGCTATCCCTACGAAAAGTTAAGATGTTCCTCAGATGATGCAAAACGCTTGCTCTGGCTAGATTTTGGAGGCGAGGATGGAGAACAG GAACTTGACTTGCATGGTTGTCCAAAACCTGTTGTGTTTGTTCTTCATACATTTTTATCTGGCAAAACATCGCGTTTGGGATTGACATTATAG
- the LOC130614486 gene encoding ras-related protein Rab-13-like translates to MDSQTPKPLLLKILLLGDNSAKATFFTKFTDDGFNINVDYTERKIHLDGQVIEIQAWVMNRQERFEAPTSAYFSGTSGVLLIYDSSDEDSLEFSMRDEIRKVELYDGLETLIVEVNMDPKKKKQVTTEKALEFAKEHDMQLIETSLLEELNIEEIFGMLAKKILTNKRHFANKVQLNCKIPQEKSTCY, encoded by the exons ATGGATTCACAAA caCCAAAGCCTTTGTTACTCAAGATTCTGTTATTAGGAGACAACTCTGCTAAAGCTACgttttttacaaagtttactgATGACGGCTTCAATATTAATGTTGATTACACAGAGAGAAAAATACATTTGGACGGCCAAGTGATCGAAATTCAG gcgTGGGTTATGAACAGACAAGAACGATTTGAAGCACCGACATCCGCTTATTTTAGTGGAACATCCGGTGTGTTGTTAATTTATGACAGTTCGGACGAAGATAGCTTAGAATTTTCGATGCGTGATGAAATAAGAAAAGTGGAATTGTATGATGGTCTGGAGACTCTAATAGTTGAAGTGAATATGGATCCTAAGAAGAAGAAACAGGTGACAACAGAAAAAGCTCTGGAGTTTGCCAAAGAACACGACATGCAGCTCATAGAAACATCACTTTTGGAAGAACTCAATATTGAAGAGATCTTTGGAATGCTAGCTAAAAAGATTTTAACTAATAAAAGGCATTTTGCGAACAAAGTTCAACTGAATTGTAAAATACCTCAAGAAAAGTCAACTTGCTATTAA
- the LOC130614059 gene encoding glucose-fructose oxidoreductase domain-containing protein 1-like, which translates to MLPSVGVFGTDSQAQIIISLFKAAGFPVTAVWGNTLESAKNAANELKVQFYTSKIEELLLHNEVDIVCVSGTPHQYAEVCVKALSIGKHVFSSVPAGLTIKDANHMLEAAQYYPKLLSVLNYPLRFLNAYIKAKKLLQNGYLGELLLCECSIHTSSLISDSYDWHCDSAMGGGILQTYGSHVIDILTFLLDQRATEAHGIVETFVKQKHDMPSFRHISTDDFCSFQLKYPKGIKACVTLNSHLPSGFLQEVMLVGKKGFIKIVNCDLYGQLKGNETGECLYKEEGERSLYDSFNEVCPGMYLLGLEQLIEGIKMAFESMQLAGDQSGADRRNADHNLISTAANFDNGCYTRSVMDAIVLSNEKRTWVMIKQLDEESKECPFWNAKESSLTESTGTSADDKRATKHRTESYKRSSPLISKRNK; encoded by the exons ATGTTACCATCTGTAGGAGTATTTGGAACAGACAGTCAAGCACAAATTATCATTTCGCTGTTCAAAGCGGCGGGATTTCCAGTTACTGCTGTGTGGGGAAATACTTTAGAAAGTGCTAAAAATGCAGCTAATGAACTAAAGGTTCAATTTTATACTTCAAAAATTGAGGAATTATTGTTGCACAATGAAGTGGATATTGTCTGTGTATCTGGTACCCCACACCAATATGCTGAGGTTTGTGTCAAAGCTTTGTCTATTGGAAAACATGTTTTCAGTTCAGTCCCTGCTGGATTAACCATAAAAGATGCCAATCATATGCTTGAAGCTGCACAATATTATCCCAAATTGTTGTCAGTTTTAAATTACCCTCTTAGATTTTTAAATGCTTATATCAAGGCCAAAAAATTACTGCAAAATGGGTATCTTGGTGAACTTCTTTTATGTGAATGTAGTATTCACACAAGTTCTTTAATTAGTGATTCATATGACTGGCATTGTGATTCAGCTATGGGTGGTGGTATCTTGCAGACTTATGGATCACATGTTATTGATATACTTACATTTCTTTTGGATCAAAGAGCAACTGAAGCACATGGAATTGTTGAGacatttgttaaacaaaagcaTGACATGCCTAGCTTTCGGCATATTTCAACAGATGATTTTTGCTCTTTTCAGCTGAAATATCCTAAAGGTATTAAAGCTTGTGTAACACTTAATTCCCACTTACCAAGTGGTTTCCTTCAAGAAGTTATGTTGGTTGGAAAAAAAGGGTTCATCAAAATTGTTAATTGTGACTTGTATGGACAGTTAAAGGGTAATGAAACAGGTGAATGCCTGTATAAAGAAGAAGGAGAAAGGTCTTTATATGATTCATTTAATGAAGTCTGTCCAGGAATGTATTTACTAGGACTTGAGCAGCTTATTGAAGGGATTAAAATGGCATTTGAAAGTATGCAGTTAGCAGGAGACCAAAGTGGTGCTGATCGCAGAAATGCTGATCATAATCTTATATCTACAGCTGCAAACTTTGATAACG gttgcTATACCCGTTCCGTTATGGATGCCATTGTTTTGTCGAATGAGAAAAGGACATGGGTAATGATCAAACAATTAGATGAAGAATCTAAGGAATGCCCATTTTGGAATGCCAAAGAATCTTCCTTAACAGAATCAACAGGAACGTCTGCCGATGATAAAAGAGCAACTAAGCATCGGACAGAGAGTTACAAGAGGTCTTCCCCACTTATTTCAAAAcgaaataaataa